One window from the genome of candidate division KSB1 bacterium encodes:
- the crtI gene encoding phytoene desaturase family protein, producing the protein MKKIIIIGSGFGGLAEAIRLQARGFDVTILEKNAMIGGHAHQFKKNGYTFDMGPSLITAPDIINAVFGAAGKSLEDYLELIKLDPYYRIYFHDGTHLDYSGDSRAMKAQMAAFNADDAKNYDRFMNDCRKIYEAVIVDGLGATPFVSLKTMLNFIPRALKLKAIAPAHTFVKRYFHDPRHRFTFSFHPLFIGGNPFRAPGVYLMIPYLEKVGGVWFTRGGMYSLVQAFARIFEELGGEIETNAEVQEIVVQEGRAIGVCVNGKFHHAEAVISNADWAHTQRELIEPTPRRKWTNRRVEKMNYSMSAFLLYLGVRKKYPQLQHHTIILAERYKELIDDIFDRKILPDDFSMYLHAPAKTDPAMAPKDCESLYVLVPVPNLAGKIAWRSEAQPFSEKILKFLEENFGLQDLRANLEVSEIFTPEDFRQRRNSYLGTPWGLEPKLTQTAYFRPHNRSEEIRNLYFVGGGTHPGAGLPGVLLTAEATEKLVIEDLGLPPLRKPREESAEEQMLAA; encoded by the coding sequence ATGAAAAAAATCATCATCATCGGTTCCGGCTTTGGCGGCCTGGCTGAAGCGATTCGCTTGCAAGCCCGTGGTTTCGACGTGACGATTCTCGAAAAGAATGCAATGATCGGCGGCCACGCGCATCAATTCAAGAAAAACGGCTACACATTTGATATGGGGCCATCCCTGATCACGGCGCCGGATATCATCAACGCCGTCTTTGGCGCGGCAGGAAAAAGCCTCGAAGACTATCTCGAACTAATCAAGCTCGACCCATATTACCGGATTTATTTTCACGACGGCACGCATCTTGATTATTCCGGCGACAGCCGCGCGATGAAAGCGCAAATGGCGGCTTTCAATGCGGATGATGCAAAAAATTATGATCGGTTCATGAACGATTGCCGCAAGATTTATGAAGCGGTGATCGTCGACGGTTTGGGCGCGACGCCGTTTGTAAGCTTGAAAACGATGCTGAATTTTATTCCTCGCGCGCTCAAGCTTAAAGCGATTGCCCCCGCCCATACTTTTGTCAAGCGCTATTTTCACGACCCGCGTCACCGTTTCACATTTTCCTTTCATCCGCTGTTCATCGGTGGCAACCCGTTTCGCGCTCCGGGCGTTTATTTAATGATCCCCTACTTGGAGAAAGTGGGCGGCGTGTGGTTCACGAGGGGCGGCATGTACAGCTTGGTGCAGGCTTTCGCGCGGATTTTTGAGGAGCTGGGCGGCGAGATTGAAACCAACGCAGAGGTGCAGGAGATTGTGGTGCAAGAGGGCCGCGCGATCGGCGTTTGTGTGAACGGAAAATTTCATCACGCCGAGGCGGTGATCTCAAATGCCGATTGGGCGCATACCCAGCGCGAGCTGATCGAACCGACGCCTCGCCGCAAATGGACGAATCGCCGCGTCGAAAAAATGAATTACTCCATGAGCGCTTTCCTGCTCTATCTCGGTGTGCGCAAAAAATACCCGCAATTGCAGCATCATACCATCATTCTGGCGGAGCGTTACAAGGAGCTGATCGATGATATTTTCGATCGAAAAATTTTGCCGGACGATTTTTCGATGTATTTGCATGCGCCGGCCAAAACGGATCCGGCGATGGCGCCGAAGGATTGTGAGAGTTTATACGTTCTCGTGCCGGTGCCGAACCTGGCTGGAAAAATCGCCTGGCGAAGCGAGGCCCAACCCTTCTCGGAAAAAATTCTAAAATTTCTGGAAGAGAATTTCGGCTTGCAGGATTTGCGCGCGAATCTCGAGGTGAGTGAAATCTTTACACCGGAGGATTTTAGGCAGCGGCGCAATTCATATCTCGGTACGCCGTGGGGCCTCGAGCCAAAGCTGACGCAGACGGCTTATTTTCGCCCGCACAATCGCAGCGAAGAAATCAGAAACCTGTATTTTGTGGGGGGCGGCACGCACCCCGGTGCTGGCCTCCCCGGTGTTTTGCTAACGGCGGAAGCAACAGAAAAACTCGTCATCGAAGATTTGGGGCTTCCGCCGTTGCGCAAACCACGCGAAGAGTCAGCCGAAGAACAAATGCTCGCGGCATGA
- the crtI gene encoding phytoene desaturase family protein — protein sequence MPERVLVIGAGLGALSGALRLARLGFEVTLFEKNPQIGGKLHEKKLGAYRFDAGPSLLTMPFVIDELFEFLGFRRRDFLEFVPVDPICRYFYPDGARLDASSDIEKMKREIARLSPSDAEVYENFLSYTERIYKLTADIFLFSPIHEPGEMLKWRNVPMLLKLPQIDPLRSVHQGVSRFFKDARVVQLFDRYATYNGSDPYCAPATLNVIPYVEFVLGSYYIRGGMYRLAEALLEIAGKLGVKIHTSRRVEKIFHDGRRVTGLLADGEKFDADCILCGQDVVTAYNQLIDGFARRRAKLNRLEPSCSGLVFLWGVGKKHPQLAHHNIFFSGDYKKEFTQIFEEKRPPDDPTIYIAITSKSDPDHAPEKGENWFVLLNMPYLTATMDWHNEIAHVRKIVLTKLRQEGFDVENRIEAEFVLSPKDFEKNYLGNRGSFYGISSNSPATAFKRPANRSRELKGLYFAGGSTHPGGGIPLVLLSGKIAAELIAKAKRQVF from the coding sequence ATGCCTGAGCGAGTGTTGGTGATCGGCGCCGGATTGGGCGCATTGAGCGGCGCGCTGCGGCTGGCGCGTCTTGGATTCGAGGTCACGCTCTTTGAAAAAAATCCCCAAATCGGCGGCAAGCTTCACGAGAAAAAATTGGGCGCTTACCGTTTCGATGCCGGGCCCTCGCTGTTGACCATGCCCTTCGTCATCGACGAGCTGTTCGAATTTCTTGGCTTCAGGCGCCGAGATTTTCTGGAATTTGTGCCGGTTGATCCGATCTGCCGCTATTTCTATCCTGATGGCGCCAGACTCGACGCCAGCAGCGATATCGAAAAAATGAAACGAGAAATCGCGCGGCTTTCTCCCTCTGATGCCGAAGTGTATGAGAATTTTCTGTCGTACACCGAACGCATTTACAAGTTGACGGCGGACATTTTTCTGTTTTCGCCGATTCACGAGCCCGGGGAGATGTTGAAATGGCGAAATGTGCCAATGCTGCTCAAGCTGCCGCAGATCGACCCGCTGCGCAGCGTTCATCAAGGCGTCTCGCGATTCTTTAAAGATGCGCGGGTGGTGCAGCTATTTGATCGTTACGCCACCTACAATGGCTCCGATCCGTATTGCGCGCCGGCGACGCTGAATGTGATTCCGTATGTCGAATTTGTTTTGGGCAGTTATTATATTCGCGGGGGCATGTATCGTTTGGCGGAAGCGTTGCTTGAGATCGCCGGCAAGCTCGGGGTGAAAATTCATACTTCGCGCCGGGTCGAAAAAATTTTTCACGATGGCCGGCGCGTCACCGGCTTGCTGGCGGACGGTGAAAAGTTTGACGCCGATTGCATTCTCTGCGGCCAGGATGTTGTAACGGCATACAATCAATTGATCGACGGCTTCGCGAGGCGCCGCGCCAAACTCAATCGCCTCGAGCCCTCGTGCTCCGGCTTGGTTTTTCTCTGGGGTGTCGGCAAAAAGCACCCGCAGTTGGCGCATCATAATATCTTTTTCTCCGGCGACTACAAAAAGGAGTTCACGCAAATTTTTGAAGAAAAACGGCCGCCGGATGATCCGACGATTTACATTGCGATCACGAGCAAAAGCGATCCCGATCACGCGCCGGAAAAGGGCGAGAATTGGTTCGTTTTGTTGAATATGCCGTATTTGACTGCGACGATGGATTGGCACAATGAAATCGCGCATGTGCGGAAAATCGTGCTGACTAAATTAAGACAAGAAGGTTTTGATGTCGAAAACCGAATCGAAGCCGAGTTCGTACTTTCTCCAAAAGACTTTGAAAAAAATTATCTTGGTAATCGCGGCAGCTTTTATGGCATTTCATCGAACAGTCCTGCCACCGCGTTCAAGCGCCCGGCCAACCGCAGCCGCGAGCTGAAAGGACTTTACTTCGCCGGCGGCTCGACGCATCCCGGCGGCGGCATTCCGTTGGTGTTGCTGTCGGGGAAAATTGCGGCGGAGCTGATTGCAAAAGCCAAAAGACAAGTTTTTTAG
- a CDS encoding tryptophan-rich sensory protein, producing MKLTSRDWLALTILLALTFTAAFIGGLFTSVSVDGWYQIIDKPAWTPPRWVFGPVWTLLYLGMAVAAWLVWRQRGQTNVTPALTLFFVQLVLNTAWSVFFFGFQNPAAAFVDIVLLWSAILATMIIFWRLNPVSGWLFTPYILWVTFAATLNFAIWRMNV from the coding sequence ATGAAATTGACCTCACGCGATTGGTTGGCTTTGACAATATTACTGGCGTTGACTTTTACCGCCGCCTTTATCGGTGGCCTCTTTACCAGTGTCTCGGTCGATGGCTGGTACCAAATCATTGATAAGCCAGCTTGGACACCGCCGCGCTGGGTTTTTGGTCCAGTTTGGACCCTGCTTTATTTAGGCATGGCGGTCGCTGCATGGCTGGTCTGGCGACAGCGTGGTCAAACCAACGTCACGCCAGCACTCACTTTATTTTTTGTTCAACTTGTTTTGAACACTGCATGGTCGGTATTTTTCTTCGGATTCCAAAATCCCGCGGCCGCTTTCGTCGACATTGTTTTGCTGTGGAGTGCCATTCTGGCCACCATGATTATTTTTTGGCGTCTCAACCCGGTCTCGGGTTGGTTGTTCACCCCCTACATTTTATGGGTGACGTTTGCTGCTACGCTCAACTTCGCGATTTGGCGAATGAACGTCTGA